cctcataATAAAGTCTActggggccaataatgtgtctactgccccctagcagaccatcaaacaaaccccacagttacattgcaattccTTCCTCATTCTCGGGGTTCAcagtgtacaaaaaaaaaagtgctatgGCACCCaaaaattgctctgggcacccaagagTGTGAAGCCGGCTCGTTTCCTCCAGAAGCGCTTCCTCCAGCAGCATCAAAACCCTCATTTCCTCAACGCTAGAGTCACCGCCCCTGCCCGTCCAGCCACTCGTAGCAACAGCAACCCTAAcgcccctcctcctcctcggccGGACGATGACGACGAGCGCGCCAAGAAGAAGCACAAGCTCACCCTCGGAATCAAACACCAACagcaaaatctcaaatcgacatTGTCGCCGTTCAATTCCGGCCCCTACGGCTCCTGTTCAATGCCAACGACGACGATCCGAACAAGATCGGATCCAATCATACGGTGATCATCGACCTCTGAttgattgttttgattttttgttctcCGTGTGAAAACCGGCacaccagagagagagagagagtttggaagGAGAAAGAGTcttagaggagagagagagagagagagagagagagagagagagagagagagagagagagagagagagagagagagaaactgaaggtggagatcggggagagagagagatagagtcgGGGAGGACAGAGTATGAGAGATgagttttaatttaattaatagataggggcaaaactgtcagtAGATGTTAGaatgggtaaatgaggttaaaaaactcttagtggagtaagtgggcaatttttaagttgaaattgggtaagtggtcacggccccaataTTTTAATAtcttttaattcatttttcagcaaatatttttttataatatttttgtTAATAAAGACACCAACAGAAGACAACCATGGgtagagaaattcttaggtggggATTTTCCCCACCACGTGGCTCTAGGGCCCTCCAATCAAAAACCAGAAAATTTTCCCACTTTTCTGAAATTGCACCTGATTTTTAAATGTACAATACCTAAAAGACCACCTTACTGGGCAGTGATTGGTCTGCCGCACCACGTGGCGGTTCGGGTGCCCTGCGCAAGTCTTTTTCCCATGGGTATTACTAGTATACTTAGTATTATTTGGGACCCACCAAGTCAGAGCTGACTATAAGTCACATATGATAGGTAAGCGTGTGCGTGTCTATTTGGGCCAAAGCAACCCATCTACAATGCATTGACCCTGCTACATGTGGCTGTAACGTTGCTATTGCCTAAGGCAGAGCTTATTCATGGGTATTGGGAAAAAGCCACAGAAAAGCCATGAATAAAGTGGGGTTGTTATTGGTCAGTATTGTAGTGGTGCTTGCGCTTTTGTTTTTGAATCTTAGAGGTCTATAGCCGTAGACCTTGGATACAGCTCTTACAATTCCGTCCTTGTTTTCCTCCACTCTCCAAAATAGATGAGAGCTTCTGCAAGTGGATCTCAAGTTCTTGCAAATGCATTAAGGAGTTGCATCTTCATGATGTtaagacatcaaatatttccaTTGAAAGCCCATCTTTTGAATCATTCACTATTGAGGTTCAccctgtacttacatgagcatttgcctaaggcataattagctacaatgagccatGCTCATACTGCTGTTAGAGACACTAGCATCACTAAGGCGGTTACCTATGGAACATCGCCACACGGGCCATCACCTAAGCCCTGGCTCAACCCCAAACCTCCGCTGCCCCAACATCACCTCGCTGAACTAGCAGAACCTGAGAACTGATGCATATCAGTTGCACACCGAAGGCAAGGAAGAGATTAGTATCTCCCTCATCCCTAAAATGTCCATTTCTATCTCCTCATTAACTACGCATTTATTACTTATCTAACGTTATGCTATCAACATAAATACACTGACTGACTTAAGCATTAGAGCCCTTTgaattttacttgacaggtgaTGCTAGCGTTACAATCCCTACAGGAACGGTCTGAGCTAGGACCAGCGTTAAAAAAAGTTTAGCTACTgctgaatcttagacattaacattaacGCCGTCTGTCAGAACCTTTAAACAAAAATGTTGGAACCTTTGAacaaaaaggtcatcccaccaaAACCTACAATGACTAACGGTAGAAGGGAAATCGCTGAGGAGCAAGCGGATTAATCCGCTAACCCCTAAATCATCAACTTCATGGTTGCCGTCAACGGGGCACTATTCAACACACCAGCTAATGCCGGCGGCGAACCCCAAAACACTTCACCAATCCCACACACCCAATCAATGGTTGAGAACCTACCCAGCAGTAGCCACACGCCGGTGGGGCAAGATCTTGCCGCGAAGCTAGAGTTAGCAGTAACGGATCTTCACAAGGAAAACAGAAAGCGAGAGCAAGAAAGAAGGGAGAAGGCGGAAGCCCAAAAACAAGTGGCCATGTTGATGTCAAAATTTAACGACCTGAAAAGGGCGCTAGAGGCAGACACTAACCCAGCTTGGAGCGAGAATTCATGGAGTGCGAGACTCAGTTTGAACACGGGGATAAGGGTAGGACCAACGCCGGTTATACAAATGAGCGTCTCCCTAAATCCACCTGAGTTAGCAACACTAGGCCTACCTCCCCCGCCACAACCAATGATGGAGCAGGAAGCGGAGTCACAACCATGCGCCAACGTCAGCGCAGGAAGAGCAAGAACATTAGGAATCCCGCCGAACCACAGACAACACCAAGACCAGGTTCCATTGAATCTCCAGAAAAGGCTTGCCGCTAATGCCACCGCTTTGATCCTTCAAAGAATGCAATAATTAGAAGAAAGGTTACTCAGGGCAGAAGCTGGCACCCCTATGCCAATCCCAAACCAGTTCTTCGCAACACGGTCAGGACTGTTCACCGTTAGAATCCTACAAGTTGTCAGGCCAGCGTATGCAAAAAGGGCAATGATTGCTCAGTACAGCGGCCTCATGGACCCCTTTGCCCATTTGGACACATTCAAGAAGgtaaccaacaacaagggattcgacgaTACCACTTTGTATCACCTATTCAGCGAAACACTGGACAGAGAGGCGCTAGGATACCACCCGGTTCAATGGATTCGTTCACCGTGTTGTCAAACAATTTCTTATCATGATTCATCCTCATGGCAGTAGGATACCACAATAAAGTCTGCTATTCAACGTTAAACAAGGCGctgatgaatccttgaagacATTTGTCATAAGGTGGAGAGCCTCTGCGCCTCAATGCCGCGACCTTGACAAAACGATGGCACTGGTAGCCTTCAAGTAAGGGCTTCTGAAGGGGCCATTCCTttatcatctcaattacaattGCCCAAATATGGCGTATGACCATGTCATGGATGAGGCGGTTCTCCACGCATAGGCAGAATTTAAGACATACGGAGAAACATCATTGCCGCTACAAAACCCCACCAAGGCAAGTCAACTTTCTTCCTCTCAGTAAGAAGCCACTAACAAATCCACCGCTACACCTCAAATGATAAGAAAAGGGGCTGGCAGCAGAGCAACTATCAGGAGAAGCGCTAGAAAGACTAATAATACCTCTAAAAGGGTAATTAGTCTTCCCATAATGACAATCGCAGCAACAAGCACACGAATTCTTCCCAGCagtatgcagtgttcacagtCCTCACCGCTTCCTACGACGAAATTTATGATCATTGTAAGGACCAAATTCCTCTACCACGGCCAAGAAAGTTCCCAAGGGTAGAAAACTAAGAGACAACGGGaaatggtgcaaataccatgaTGATAGTGGTCATAACACTAACAACTGCAACGCCTTGAAAACCGCGATTGAGACACTCTACTGCGAGGGAAAATTAGACCAGTTCAAAGTCCACCAACCAACACCAGTGATCGCCAACATCAAACCAATGCACTGCATTAACACTATTGATGGCGATGCCCCATCAATAACATGTCCCACAGAGCAAAAAAGCGCTTTGCGTgagccaatcacccaaaggaaatctttaacatccgctatgagagatctcccaaaacaccaaaatctTGTGGGAGTCCATAACCTTTAGCGAGTAGGAGGAACGAGGTGTCCACCTCCCCCACAAAAATTCATTCTTGATCGATGCaatgctcgataaatggtcagtggtaATAGTACTATGATGATCCATTCAGACATAAATTAGCTTAGACACGACCAattaggacatcctggtcgtgatatgatgatccgtctactaaagagtaaaaacttcacacggcaTCCTTCCTTTTTGAGCTATAAGAAGCTAGAATCAAAAGATGAACCAAAGAGGAACTAAGACCGCCACCGCACACCTTGGTGTCgtcgccgtccaccaccagcacCGCCGCCATCCCCTTGCGGCTTCCTACATCTTTTGATGCCAATGGTGATGTCATCACTTCCTTCTAATGCCAATTGTGGCGCCAGGGTCCAACCGAAATGCTCATCGGTTGCTTCTACGACCTATAGTTCatttttgcaaagcctgttccttagggaacttaggaccgagaccatcctatgcaaggATACCATTCTATTTTTACACAAAACCCAAGGGattatttgtggacctattcaaccaacttgtggacTATTTCGATGGTGTTGGTTGACGCGtcgacatgctggtcacatgtcacgcTCTTGTTCACACAAACGCCACTTATGCtgaactcctagcacaaattattcgTCTACAAGCTCACCACCTGAATTATACTTTTACGTCAATTtgtcttgacaatgctagaaagtttacatcaaaatttTTCGGTGATTATTGCACGTCCATTGGGATAGATGTTGAGCATCTGGTTCCCCATATACACACCTAAAATGATCTTGTAGAAGCCATCAATAAAAGACTTTTAATGATCGtgaggacattggtaatgtgcaccaatctccctattcccACTTGGGGTTATATAATTTTGCATACAGCTGTACTTATTCATCTATGACCTACCTCCACTCAGCCCTTTTTTTGAGTCACAGTttgtgactgggtacgagcatGTTATCACAagtttgggtagtccatttttaggatagattctgccaaatttttggtagatttACTCTTAAGGTGGGCCttgcagggccacttcggattttaTGGTCAAATCTGGGGCGGACCTTGTAACTCATTCATACATAACAATGCAAATTGCGGAATTCATTTCCCTTGAAATCTTTCGTCTTTATGAGATGCCTCGCACCATAATTAGTTGCCAAGACTGCATATTCATTAGCCATTGTTGGGAGCATTTTTTTCAAGTTTTAAGGCCCCACACTTTGCCGCAGCTCAAATTATCGCCTTCAAACCGACGACCAATAAAAGTTATTAAACAAGACACTGTAacattatttttattgtttcacGGCTGATAAGCCACATGATTGAACACATATCCTTACTGAGCCAAATAGTGGTATAACACCACATATCATGTCACAATCAAGATGATGCTTATGACTCCCTATTCAATTCATTAATACCTCTGTGACAAGGATAAATATGAACACGACTTTTAGAAAAGTGGTTAGGTTCACGTAAAGCTGCATCCTTATTGCCAACGTTCCCTACTGAAGAGACCTTCCCAAAAGCTTCCTCCAAGACTCCATGGATCATTTCAAGTGGCTGCAAAGTTTGGTAAGGCTGCGAACCATTTGGATCCACTCTCGCATTCGAGGCTTCATCCCATTTTTTCATGTCTCTTCGTGTTTTGCATTTTTCATGTCCCATTTTACTTTGCGTTTTGCATATAGTAGTATTATTTATGCTTGCCTTTGTTCTAATTTTTAGTTAGCAATTAGTGAATAATTATCTCAATCAAGACGGTTATGGATCAGTGGCGTAGCTAGAAATCTTAGTTAGGAGGGTCAAAATTTAAATTATAATATTAAACAAACATAAacttcatcaaataatataaaaattataaatcatCACAATACTTAAAAATAACAAGTCTATCTAAAATAATTATAGTTGTCCACGACGATTACTCATTTCTGAAATATCATCATTTGATCATTTGATGTATTTCTTATTTGAGGAGCTTCGGGTGGTGTCAACTGTTCTGTTGCTTTTCTCTTATAATACCTCTCTAAAAAGGCTTTCATATTCCAAATTTTCAATTACGAAGATTTCAACTTGCTGTTCGGAGAGACAAAATCTGAGAGAGACAAAAGACGAAATTAGAAGAGGAAACGACTTAAGAGAATGAGCAGGAGACCAAAAAAAGTTATACAagtctaaatatatatatagccatACATAGGAGAAAATAATCATTAATTaggaaaatatattaaaatattaaaagaatGTGGGAGACCGTTTTCTGTCCAAATTGGGACAATTTTGATTaggaaaatatattaaaatattgGAGATTGTGGGATACTAGGAGTAGGACTGTAGGAGAACCCTCCAAGTTGATCATGATAATAATTAAAAGCAaacgttttttttctttgtcagAAGGGTCAATTATTGGATTAAAAAGTCACTATCACATATTTCGACCAACCATGGCTCAGTTTGGAAAATtgagaagggtcaattgacccttctcGCCCTACTGTAGCTACGCCCCTGTTATGGATGATGTCTGTGGTGAAAAGAGAGATATAACAAGACAAAAATGCCGTTGGCAAAAAAAGGAGGAGTTAGCGGTGTTATTAACGTAGGGTGCTGAAACTATTTGGAGAAATTAATATTGAGGTGTCCAATGTGATAATGACCCAAAGTTTGAGACACTTATTCTTCGTAATATTCCGGGCCTCCAGCATGGGTAAAACTAAATTACTAGTTATTATCTTTTACTTGTgggtttaaaaaaaatttaacagtGAGTGACCCGCAATTCTGAGTGACCAAATTCTACAAAGGAGGCTGGGACCCCATCCGGTCCCTAGCGAGTGCCTCCGTCTCTGCTTTGAGCCAGGGTTATATATGCTTACGCGAATTTAGGGTAAGATGAAGGAAGCAAAGTAGACACAGTCTTCGCATTTCTCCTTCAAAACTTGATGATTGACTGATTGATAAGGATATTCTTGTGCTGCATTTTCCTTCAGGGCTTTGAAATTGAGCAGAGGGACTGAATGGACCAGGTTAGTCTCTCtcacttttcttctttctttcgaTTTTGTCAAAATTTGAATCCGAGTTTGCGTTAAATCTGTATCTGATTGTGATGTTGGTGGTGCGATTCAAGTACGAGAAAGTTGAGAAGATCGGCGAAGGGACTTACGGAGTGGTTTACAAGGCTCGTGATCGTGTTACGAATGAGACTATAGCTCTCAAGAAGATTCGGTTGGAGCAGGAAGATGAGGGAGTGCCTAGCACCGCCATTAGAGAGATTTCTCTACTCAAAGAAATGCAGCACGGCAACATTGTCAGGTATCTCCTTCATTTTTCAGAGTgagttttttgattttttgactGATTTACAGCTTTGATTTTACATGTTTCGGCATTCGATTCGATGTGAATTGTAAATCTAGTAGAGTATTGGAAGTAGGCTATGCATTTAATACGACTTTGATATGTTACTTTTTGGGGTGTTCGATTGATTTATATGAGAGCATGTTGTTTTTCGTGGTTGAGATGTGTGAAAGAGATGCATTTTCTTGTATAGAAGGCAATCTGTGTCGTGTTGAAACATTTCAAGTTTGGATTCTTAGGCACCTGTCATGTTTCATCAATGCTTGGTTGCGTAGAAGACTATTCGTATTTGATTTTGATGGGTATCTGCTTGGCAGGTTACAGGATGTAGTGCACAGTGAGAAGCGCTTGTATCTGGTGTTTGAGTACCTGGACTTGGATCTGAAGAAACATATGGATTCTACTCCTGATTTTGCAAAGGATCCCCGCCAAATAAAAGTGTGTGATTGCTTTCTGCTCTTTGTGAACTATGCTGTAGTGTTTACTTTAGAAACTTATATATCACAGAATTGGCAGTTATGTGATAACAGATTAAAGAGTTTAGTATTACATATCAGATGAAGACAATTCCTTGATTGTACCCCTTGTGAATGTGTTTAGAAAGATTTTAGGGGAGATGCTTATAAGCTCATGCAGATAAACTTATCAGGCTATCAGCTGGAGACTTTTCATATGGCTGCATGATCTCGTATTTGTCATTTATTTCATTGTGTACCCTGTGCTTAGCTTGGAGGACCAAATGAAATATTTTGTGACCCATTGGTGCGTGATGTTTATACTTGCTTCTAGTTGCTACTGCCGTCACCTTTTATCAAGCTTGCAATCATTTCTTTGTTATATAGTTCATCGTGGGTTCTGATAATAAGCTATTGTGATATTACGTACAACAGAATGTCATTCAGTCATGTCCCCTTTCTGCAGTTGTTCCTTTATCAGATTCTCCGAGGCATTGCTTATTGTCATTCACATAGAGTTCTTCATCGCGATCTGAAACCCCAGAATCTGCTGATAGATCGCCGTACTAATGCACTCAAACTTGCAGATTTTGGACTGGCCCGAGCATTTGGTATTCCTGTTAGGACATTTACTCATGAGGTCAGAATGTCTCTCTATTAGGTCATGATATTTAGATGTTGCAATAACATCATAGCTTTCCTCTTCTGTTTAATTGCTAGCAATGGAAACTGTCCAAAATAGGTTACAGCTTGTACCAATGATACAATGCAGGACTACTTTACCGAATAAAACTCATGTAGAAGCTTGGTACCACTTGGAAGCTGGACTAGTCATTTTTATTGACAGATCATAGTGGCCTTTTGTTGTTTTAGATGTGATTGGTGTGGCTACTTTATCACTAACTTGGATAGCAGTGAGATCAATGTAGCTTTTGTAATTTCTAATTGAAACATAGTTGTTTGTTGGTAGCAATCAATGATTCAAGTAAATAGTATGCTTTATAGTATGGTACTTTAGCCAATGTTTTAAGGAGAGATgcattaagaaagaaaaaagacaatGCATGTAAgattttatacatacaaaaagaTTTAATATGAGTTCGCCTATGACTACACAAAGTTCATATCTGTTTGCACCAGTGTTGGATCAGGGAAAACTAAACGATCACATCTTCAGTCCTCATATTACTTTTAGGCTTATGTTAATAATCATTGGCGATCTGTGTAGGTGGTCACCCTCTGGTACAGAGCACCGGAGATATTGCTTGGATCCCGCCATTACTCTACACCAGTTGATGTGTGGTCAGTGGGTTGTATATTTGCTGAGATGGTAAACCAACGGCCTTTATTTCCTGGGGATTCTGAGATTGATGAATTGTTCAAGATATTTAGGTGAAAGATTCCCAACCAAATCTgtgattctctttcctttttttctttttcttttttggaagaCATGCAGGGGATGTCTAATCTATGCTATCATTCTTACACTGTTGCTTTTTATATGAAGAATCTTGGGTACTCCAAATGAGGATACATGGCCTGGAGTGAGTAGTATGCCTGATTTTAAATCTTCCTTTCCTAAGTGGCCTTCTAAGGTATTCTACTTTATGTGTGTTATCTACTCCCATTGTAAATCCTCAGTTTTTGTGTTAGTGAAGCATTGAATGAGCATCCTTTATTTTGCAGGACTTGGCAACTCTAGTTCCAAATCTTGAATCAGGTGGTGTTGATCTTCTTTGTGTAAGTTGTTTACAAACACTTGCTGCACCTCTGTGATTTAATAGTGGGTTCTACACGTGTCCCTGGTCAGTCTCACCAAGTTGTTTGTTCTGGTATATTGAGAGTTCTTGAGTTCCCACTGGGAGACAAGATGATAGGGTCATAACCCTTGAATATTGTATATACAAATTTGTTCTGTAGtaagttttcttttctccttgtttCTGAGATGTCCTAAGCTTTGAGTAAAATTTGACAttcaattttaaaaaaaaaagaaaaaaagttttctGTGCTTAGATGGAGGCTAGAAGTAGTTTTATTGGTGATTCCTGCTGTCCATGTTACATCTGCATATAGTTGGTGTCTTCTACTAACTTGTGGGCTTGGGTTGACTTTTCAAATACAAAATGTTTACTTTTAAAGTATCTCTTCTCTTATGTTTCAGAAAATGCTCTGCTTGGATCCCAGCAAAAGGATTACAGCCAGGAGTGCTCTTGAGCATGAATACTTCAAAGATATTCCATTTGTACCCTGATTCTGTCTTCACTTTGTGCTGAGTGTGTTTATACTATAGCCTAGCATCCTGAATTTGGTTGGAACGACAATAGTGTGTTGCTCTTGTGATTTTTTCCCCCTCAATTCCTCAACTGTTCTGATTATGTCGATTTGGCTTTCAGCAGACATGTTATCATCAATTACTGTCTGCTCCcagttttttgttttcctcttcCATTTTACCTTTCAAAGATATGCATGCGGTGGTGGCATTTTCTAAGTGCTTGTAATTGGCAATACATGTCCTATGAGAAACAATTTTTCCTCGAGGAATGTAAAAGATAGGTTTTGTTTTTGATATGCTTCCAATTCACATGTTCTGTGAAAATACTATAATTATTTCAATCTTCCTACTTAAGCAGATTGGCCCTGATTTTAATTCTTTGTAAATGTTCCATTTCTTTGAGAATTCAATATTTTTGGGAAATTGCAGTTATTGAGAATTGAGATAAAGTGTGTGCCATCATATGTTGTCAATTGAGGGAGTAGTCTTTAGTCTTTGGAAGCATAGAACGTGAAAGCAAGGGATCACTCAACGAATGGACGGGCtcgagggagggagagagggaggcaagAACCATACTAATCGTTTCTTGCCATGTGCATGTGTTTCTGAACCAGTCTTTCAGCGAATTGGTGATCCGAAGACTCTGAATCTTGGCTGAACTACAAGAATGTTTAACCAAGTTTTTCTTGCTATACCTGTATGTGCTTGCGCTTCCATGGACAACAAAAGTTGGAACATGTAGTTATTATAGACTTGAATAAACGCTAACCTTGACAGTCTGTAGTGACATTGTTAGAGAATACAGAATTGAGCTCTACTTTGGATTGTCACAAAAATTATACGGGTTAGAGGACTAGTTTCTGTAGTGTTGGAGGTGGTACCATAGCAAATTAGCTTGGCATGATGAGTGGAGTGTGTAAGTTGTGATACGTTGTCTCTGCCGGAGTGTGGTAAAGGACAACTGTAAATTCTGAAATGAGAACCTCCCTCCCGCTACGAGTTAGATGACGCTTCAGTTCAATTCTGAAATTAGCTTGTCTTCCTTGCAATTCCCTCCGACTTCTACAAATGTGCTTGTTCTGCAAAGTTGGGTTGTCTCTGTTTAAGCTTTTTAAGTTTTTGTTTGCTGTTCTTTTTGGAGCAGCCTAATGGCTTTTGTCAGCTTGTTTCTTTGGGACGTGTGCTATCTCTTGCTCTCCGCCCATTCCATTAGGTTTGGTACGTTTGTTTGTAATTGTTGATTGTTTGTGGTCTGGCTTCTTCTTGAGGCTTGGCTCTGTTTTATTTGATTATCCAtttttaaaaagagaaaaaacaaagaaatggaAAGGAAAGTAGAAGACCTTATATATGATCATCATGGCTATAAAGTAATATGCACAGATTGTGTCCAGCCTTTAAACACTTCGTCTTGCTTCAAAGCAATGTCGAGCCGTGTGCCATAGTTTTCTTATCTCCAAGTGTGATGGGATCATGAGACTCCAGTTAAACAAAACACAACTGTTAATTAGGGTTTTTCTTTATTGTGTTGGTGTTTGGGTAGTTTATATGATTGATAAATGTGTAGAGGCATAAACATCTTTCAGATATTCTCTTCCTAAATTTTGCTTCTCTTGCTTTCTCTGAGGTGTTGTCAAAAGGAAGCAAAAGTAGGCAAGAGAAGACTTACCAGAAAAGGGATGAGAAAGAGAGACAGACTTGAAGCAAAAGCAATGTGAGAAGGTACAATAAGAGGAAATTGGAAGTGAAATTGGAATCGTGACAAATGCAGAAAATGAAGAGCCTTGGGGGAAATGGCAGCAGTGGGAGGCTATCAATGGAGGAGAATGAGGATGAAGAGACTTCGAGACTGGCCATATTAACCTTCCAAGCTAGAGAAGAGGAGattgagaggaagaagatggaagTGAAGGAGAGGGTTGAACTTCAATTAGGTCGTGCGGAGGAAGAAACTAGGCGCTTGGCACAAATTTGGGAAGTAAGTTCAAGAAACCCAATAATAGAGGATAGCATATCTTACTGCAATCACTAATcaatttgtttttactttttagtgactttagttcttACGACTATTGAAATAGGATCCTCGACTTACATCTTTTGTGATATGGCGTCTGTGGTCAAAACCAACTTCTTGTTAGACTTACGATTTAGTATTAGAGATGTTATTGACACTTTCAGAAAGTCATTCTGTACTTAAAAGTTAATATTTTATCGGTTCAAACGTAATGCAACAACATGGTTTTTCCACatgatttttcttatttatatatattttaaatttacaATGTAGTAGGAGCTTGAAGCAATGGCAGATCCGATGAGGAAGGAACTTGCAAATGTAAGGAAGAAAATCGACATGGTTAATCGAGAGCTGAAGCCCTTGGGACTCAGCTGCCAGAAGAAGGTGCTACATCTTCTTTTTTCTAAAACTATACTTCAGCTAGTCCTTCACTCAACAATACATGTCAGTGCATATGCATCTGCAGACCTTTTACATACCTCAAGATGAATACAATTGAACAAACATGGTATTATTGGCAACAGGAAAAAGAATACAAGGAAGTCCTGGAGAGCTTCaatgaaaagaacaaagaaaaggcTCAACTTGTAACCATAATGATGGAGGTAAATTCCTGATGCTCATTTGCTCTCGATTTCTTAATTTAGTGTCCAGACcccaaatttatttactatattCCTTTCTTGATCACTTGATGATTCTTCTTCCAATTTCTTGTACTCTTGCTTACCAGCTTCTGACTGAGAGTGAGAGGTTGAGGATGCAAAAGCTAGAGGAGCTGAGCAAGAACATAGAACTATCACATTGAAACACCCTGATGCTTCAGTGGACTACCTTCTAATTTCTATATGCTATTCTTTTTCCTTAGATAAATACTATTATTATCTCTTTGAATGAGCAAGTATGGATGTAATAAAATTCTGGGTATACTGTTAGAGTTCAATATTGTAACCAAGTTGACTTTTTGGCCGTGTGTTACTGGGCACATTATGGGCTACaaagttttttcttttcgtCTGAAATGGGGTACAGTGGTTAAGTTTTGGAAAAGAATATAATTAGTAGATAAAATGAAGGGAGAAAAATGTAATATCAGAAATCAGCCTCTCCAAACACGTGCTAGCAAAACTATAACATTCCTGCGATTCTCTTCCTCCCTCCATGTTCTTCCCGTCATGTTTCACTCAACACAAACAAGTCCACCCTGTCAATCTATTAGAAAATAATTTGAC
Above is a genomic segment from Rosa chinensis cultivar Old Blush chromosome 3, RchiOBHm-V2, whole genome shotgun sequence containing:
- the LOC112192646 gene encoding uncharacterized protein LOC112192646, whose product is MQKMKSLGGNGSSGRLSMEENEDEETSRLAILTFQAREEEIERKKMEVKERVELQLGRAEEETRRLAQIWEELEAMADPMRKELANVRKKIDMVNRELKPLGLSCQKKEKEYKEVLESFNEKNKEKAQLVTIMMELLTESERLRMQKLEELSKNIELSH
- the LOC112192645 gene encoding cell division control protein 2 homolog, whose product is MDQYEKVEKIGEGTYGVVYKARDRVTNETIALKKIRLEQEDEGVPSTAIREISLLKEMQHGNIVRLQDVVHSEKRLYLVFEYLDLDLKKHMDSTPDFAKDPRQIKLFLYQILRGIAYCHSHRVLHRDLKPQNLLIDRRTNALKLADFGLARAFGIPVRTFTHEVVTLWYRAPEILLGSRHYSTPVDVWSVGCIFAEMVNQRPLFPGDSEIDELFKIFRILGTPNEDTWPGVSSMPDFKSSFPKWPSKDLATLVPNLESGGVDLLCKMLCLDPSKRITARSALEHEYFKDIPFVP